In Chryseobacterium oryzae, the genomic stretch CCGGTTTCTGCACTAAACCTGTCTACTCCAAATATGAAAGCACTGAATGGAAGTACATTTACTTTCAATTCCAGTTCCACATCTAATGTTGATGAGTTTAAAATGCTCAGATTCTTAAAAGAAGGTAAGGATGGTACTGTGACGTTAGAAGAAAAGAAAAAATCGGGTTCTAATATGGATATTGATTTTAATGTTGATGTAGATAAAGGAACCACCGTTAACGTTCTCGTAGGAGATGATGCAGGAAATATCAGTGTGAAAGGTGCTGCCCAAAATCTAAAATTTCAGATGAGCAGACAGGGAAATATAGCCATGAACGGATCTTATATGGTAGAAAGTGGAACTTTTGTTTCTAAAGTGATTCTCAATAGAACTTTTCAGATTCAGAAAAATAGTAGTATTAGATGGGATGGTGATGCAATGAAACCGGCTTTGGATATTACTGCAAATTATACAAAAACAGTTTCCAATGCCGGTCAGTATCTTAATATGGGACAATTACCACCTATTAATGTTCTACTTCAAATGAAGATTACAAATACTTTAAAAGATCCAATATTGACACCTAATGTTGTCGCACTAGATGTTTCCAGTCAGGTGAAAGAAACATTAGCTGCAAAAATCAATCAGACTGAAGGCGAAAATGTATTGCAGTTCAGTTCTATACTTTTATTGAATTCATTTAATGTTACCAATACAGGAAGTTTCAATATTGATGCGGTTGGAGTTGCAGAATCCTCTGGATATAATATGATATTGAAACAGCTTGGTTCTGTACTGAACACCCTGAGTAATGAGTTTCAAATTGACTTGAATTACGTACGCGGAGATCAGTTATCTAATTTTGGCGATAGAGCCAACGCTGGTGTAAGTTTCAACTTTTCTCCTAGAGTTACTGTTAAGACAGGTTTAGGAATACCTTTAACAAGAACTGAAACTGCCAATAACAACTATCTCTCCGGAGAAGGTTCTATAGAATACGATATTTCTAAGAAAAACGATGGTACACTGGTGGTAAGAGGTTATTCTAAGCCTACCAATATCGGTATGGGAGCGGGTACTGTAGGTACCAATGGGTCTGCAAATCAAGCTTATGGAGGTGGTATTGTTTGGAGTAAAAGCTTTAATTCTTTCTTCAAAAAGAAGAAAAAAGACAAAAAGTCAGACGGTGACAGTTCTATCATAAAAACAGATTCTGTAAAATACAAGCTCAAATAGTTAGAATTTTTTAATGATTTTTATCATCCGTGTTAATTATTGTTAATATTTAAGATAATTTTTTTAGTTTAATTATTTTTTTTAATTTTGTAAAAAATTTAAAGATTTTTTAGGAAAAATATAATTTCACTAATATGAACTATCAACTGGACGAAATAGACAAGAAAATTCTTGATTTTCTGGTAGAAAATACAAGAATGCCTTTTACAGAAATTGCTAAGCAGATGGATGTTTCTGCGGGTACAATCCACGTAAGGGTAAAGAAAATGGAAGATGCAGGTATTATTTTAGGATCATCTCTTAACCTTGATTATGGTAAATTAGATTACCATTTCACGGCTTTTATAGGAATTCTTTTAACAAAATCAAACCGTACACAAGAGGTTTTGAAAGAATTATCAACCATTCCGAATGTTATTGAAGCAAGCGTTATTTCAGGAAAATATAATATTTTCTGTAAGGTAAGAGCGAAAAATACAAATGATGCAAAAAGAATTATCTATCAAATAGACGATATTCAGGATGTTATGAGAACTGAAAGTATGATTTCGATGGAAGAATTCCTGAGCGACAAAAACAGATTGATCAACGCGATCTCTATTTAATCAATTTTAACGATATAAATACCGAAGAACTTATGAAATCATTCATAAGTTCTTTATTTTTGCATTATGGAAAAAGAATATAAAGAATACAACTATTTTGATGAAAATCCTAAGAAAGGATGGGGATTTATTCTTACATTGGCATCACTCGTGTTATTCACTTTTATGGGGATAGGTATTGATTTTGACGAGTATCTTCAGCACGAAATCCTCAATATTCCCAAAGGATATTTTTACATTATTTTCTCGGTAAATATTTTGATGCTTGTAGCGATTGTACTCATGTATTTTTATAGGAAAGAAGGGTTGGTGATATTTCCCATCATGCTTTTAACACATTTTTTTATGCAAAATTATTATCTTTCAACATTCTTATATTCAGATGTTATGAATCTTTTTATTTTTACAGGATTCGGAATGTTGGCGATTATTCCCAAATGGAAATTTTTCAGATGGTAATTATAAGTGTTTAAAAAAGACATTTATTGCGATTGAAACAAGTTGATAAAATTTTAACTTAATATATTGATTTAAATTATGAATACTCCCTCAAATATGATAGCGTTGGGAACAAAAGCTCCTTTTTTTGAGCTTCCAAACCCCTCCAAAAGTAACGAATTACAATCTCTTGACGATTTGAAAGGAGAAAAAGGCACTTTGGTAATCTTTATGTGCAATCATTGTCCGTTTGTTCTTCATGTAATTGATAAATTGACTGAACTATACGAGGACTACAACGAAAGCGGAATAGAATTTATTGCCATAAACGCGAATAATGTAGAAAAGTATCCTGCAGATTCTCCGGAAAAAATGATTGAATTTCAAATTGAAAGAAAATTCGATTTTCCTTACTTATATGATGAAAGCCAGGCGATTGCCAAAGCGTATGATGCGGCATGTACACCAGATTTCTTTTTCTTTGATGAGAAATTGGATCTTATATATCGTGGACAAATGGACGATTCCAGACCGGGTAACCATAAAGAAGTAACGGGAGAAGATTTAATCATTGCTTTTGAAAATCTTTTAATTGGTGAGCCACAGGAAGAAATTCAAAGACCAAGTATGGGTTGCAATATTAAATGGAAATAACTTTAATGTAATGGGTAAATCGTAAAGATATCACTACATTTTCACAATAAAAAAGGCTGTTCAAAATTATTTGAACAGCCTTTTTTTATACATTTATTAAATGATTATGCATTCTGAAATTCACTGATAAAATGCAGTTTTACATTTGGGAACTTCTCCTGCGTCATATGAATAGTAAAAGAAGAATCTGCCAAAAATACTAGCTGATTATATTTATCTCTTGCCAAAAATCTTTGTTTTAATCTTGCAAACTCCTTAAATTCTTCAGATTTCTCATCGGCTTCAACCCAACATGCTTTATGCATAGAAAGCGGCTCATAAGTGCATTTTGCTCCATATTCGTGCTCTAAACGGTATTGTATAACTTCATACTGAAGTGCACCAACAGTTCCTATAATCTTTCGGTTATTCATTTCAAGCGTAAATAACTGTGCAACACCTTCATCCATTAGTTGGTCGATTCCTTTTGCCAATTGCTTAGCTTTTAAAGGATCGTTGTTATTGATGTATCTGAAATGTTCCGGAGAGAAGCTCGGAATCCCTTTAAAGCTCAGTTTTTCTCCACCGGTAAGTGTATCACCAATTCGGAAACTTCCCGTATCATGAAGACCTACAATATCTCCCGGAAAACTTTCATCCACTACTTCTTTTTTATCTGCAAAAAATGCATTGGGTGAAGAAAATTTCATCTTTTTGCCTTCTCTTACAAGAAGATAGTTTTCGTTTCTCTTAAATGTTCCTGAAACAATTTTAACGAAAGCTAATCTATCTCTATGTTTAGGATCCATATTGGCGTGAATTTTAAATACAAATCCTGTAAATTGATTTTCTTCTGGTTTTACCAAACGGGTATCGCTTTCTTTAGCTTGTGGCATTGGAGCAATATCTATAAAGGCATCCAGCAATTCCCGAACTCCAAAGTTATTTAAGGCAGAGCCGAAGAAAACAGGCTGCAAATCTCCTTTCATATAATCTTCACGGTTAAATTCAGGATAAACAGACTGTACAAGATCGAGCTCTTCTCTTAGTGTAGATGCAGCTTTCTCACCGATGGCTTCATCTATAGACTGGTCATTAATATCATCAAATTTAATAGAGTCTCCAACTTTTTGTTTTTTCTCTTCCAGAAATAACTGAATATTGTTTTCCCAAATATTATAAATCCCCTGAAAGTCGCTTCCCATACCGATTGGTAAAGAAAGCGGACAAACCGTTAATCCTAATTTCTGTTCAACTTCATCCAGTAGATCAAAAGCATCTTTTCCTTCGCGGTCTAGTTTATTGATAAAAACCAGCATAGGAATGTTTCTCATTCTGCAAACCTGTACGAGTTTTTCTGTCTGCTCTTCAACCCCTTTTGCAACATCAATCACAACAATTACTGAGTCTACCGCTGTTAAAGTTCTGTAAGTATCTTCTGCAAAATCTTTGTGTCCCGGTGTATCGAGAATATTTATTTTGTGGTTTCTGTATTCAAATGCCAAAACCGAAGTTGCAACGGAGATTCCTCTTTGTCTTTCAATTTCCATGAAATCGGAAGTTGCCCCTTTTTTTATTTTGTTAGATTTTACTGCACCTGCTTCCTGAATTGCTCCCCCGAAAAGTAGTAATTTTTCGGTAAGAGTGGTCTTTCCGGCATCCGGGTGAGAGATAATCCCAAAAGTTTTTCTTTTTTCTATTTCTTTGATTAAGTCTGACATATTCTGTTTTGAATTTGCAAAAATCGTGAATTTTAATGGATTGTGAAAATCAAATTATTTTAGACCAACCAGAAAAAAATTCAGCAACCCAATTTTATTTAAAAGCCATTTAAAAGGTATTTTGCTTTCCACAAAAAAATTATCTTTGCCGTGTAATCTTAAAAATATGGAAAAAAGCAGATATCCGAAATTTATTTTTGATTGGGTAGGAGGGTTAATTCTTTTTGCAGGATATATTCTAGGCAGTATGATAGTAGGTTTTGCTGTTTTGGCAGCAAAGTTCTTTTTCAAAATAGATGTTTCGCAGAAACCTTGGTTTTTAATGATGGGAAATGCTTTGGTTTTCCC encodes the following:
- a CDS encoding Lrp/AsnC family transcriptional regulator, which encodes MNYQLDEIDKKILDFLVENTRMPFTEIAKQMDVSAGTIHVRVKKMEDAGIILGSSLNLDYGKLDYHFTAFIGILLTKSNRTQEVLKELSTIPNVIEASVISGKYNIFCKVRAKNTNDAKRIIYQIDDIQDVMRTESMISMEEFLSDKNRLINAISI
- a CDS encoding thioredoxin family protein; the encoded protein is MMNTPSNMIALGTKAPFFELPNPSKSNELQSLDDLKGEKGTLVIFMCNHCPFVLHVIDKLTELYEDYNESGIEFIAINANNVEKYPADSPEKMIEFQIERKFDFPYLYDESQAIAKAYDAACTPDFFFFDEKLDLIYRGQMDDSRPGNHKEVTGEDLIIAFENLLIGEPQEEIQRPSMGCNIKWK
- a CDS encoding peptide chain release factor 3; translation: MSDLIKEIEKRKTFGIISHPDAGKTTLTEKLLLFGGAIQEAGAVKSNKIKKGATSDFMEIERQRGISVATSVLAFEYRNHKINILDTPGHKDFAEDTYRTLTAVDSVIVVIDVAKGVEEQTEKLVQVCRMRNIPMLVFINKLDREGKDAFDLLDEVEQKLGLTVCPLSLPIGMGSDFQGIYNIWENNIQLFLEEKKQKVGDSIKFDDINDQSIDEAIGEKAASTLREELDLVQSVYPEFNREDYMKGDLQPVFFGSALNNFGVRELLDAFIDIAPMPQAKESDTRLVKPEENQFTGFVFKIHANMDPKHRDRLAFVKIVSGTFKRNENYLLVREGKKMKFSSPNAFFADKKEVVDESFPGDIVGLHDTGSFRIGDTLTGGEKLSFKGIPSFSPEHFRYINNNDPLKAKQLAKGIDQLMDEGVAQLFTLEMNNRKIIGTVGALQYEVIQYRLEHEYGAKCTYEPLSMHKACWVEADEKSEEFKEFARLKQRFLARDKYNQLVFLADSSFTIHMTQEKFPNVKLHFISEFQNA